The Terriglobales bacterium genome segment AAAGGATGGCGAGCTTGGGCATGGGTGAAGCCTGGGGACTGCGGCGATTCTACTGCGGAAGGCGGCGCCGAGGCCAAGTTCTCCCCCACCTCCGTAACCACTCCAAGGAGGGGATGGCTCAGGGGCGGGAGCGGGCGGCGCGGCCCAGGAAGAACAGCAATTCGACCAGACCGTAGAAGACCAGGCACACCCAGAAGTCCACCAGCAGGCCCAGGTCGAAATCGAATTCGCGGTGGCGGGCGGCGGGCGGCAGGTGCGGCATCAGCAGCAGGAAGTAGACGGCGTTGCCCGCCAGCACCGCGATCAGCGACTTGGTGAAGTTGCGCAGCACCTCTCTCCATTGGACACCGCGGCGCAGGCGGAGGGTGGCAGCCGGCTGCGCGGAGCGAGTACTATCGCCCTGCATGCTGGAACTGGCCACGCCGGTGCAGTACGTGAAGGGCATCGGGCCGCGCATCGCCGAGCTGTTGGCGGCCAAGGGCGTGGCCACGGTCGAAGACCTGCTCTACTACCTGCCCTTCCGCTACGAAGACCGGCTGCATCCCCGCGGCATCGAGGAACTGCGTGCAGGCGAGACCGCCAGCGTGATCGCCGAGGTGCGCACCTCAGGGCTGTTCCGCACCCGCCGCATGCCCATCTTCCAGATGACCGCGGGCCAGGGGCGCACCACGCTCAAGTGCCTGTGGTTCAACGCCACCTACCTGAAGGACAAGTTCCAGCCCGGGCAGACGGTGGCGCTCTACGGCAAAGTGGAGGAAGACACGCGCGGGCGCGGGCGGCTGCAGATGATCCAGCCGCAGTTCGAGGTCCTGAGCGAAATAGAAAGCCCGGAGGACGCCGCCTTCCAGTCGCTGGAGGTGGGGCGGATCGTGCCCATCTACGAGTCGGCGGCGGGAGGCAAGCTGACCTCGCGTTGGTTCCGGCGGGTGATCCACGGGGCGCTGGAGAACGTGGCGTCCGACCTGCCCGACGGCATCCCGCGCGCCCTGCGCCAGCGCCTGGGGCTGGCGCCGCGGCGCCAGGCCTTCCAGCTAGCGCACTGGCCCGAGCCGGGCGAGTCCTTCGACGACCTACAGGCCGCGCGCACCCCCGCCCATCGCCGGCTGATCTTCGAGGAACTCTTCTTCCTCGAGCTGGGTCTGGAGCTGAAGCGGCAGAAGCTGCGCGCGGTGCCCGGCATCGCCTTCCCGGTGACGGAGCGGGTGCGCGAGGCCATCAAGCGCATCCTGCCCTTCCATCCCACCGAGGCACAGAAAAAGGTGCTGCGCGAGATCGCCGACGACATGCGGCGCCCCACACCCATGCGGCGGCTGCTGCAGGGCGACGTGGGCTCGGGCAAGACCATCGTGGCCTTCGAGGCCGCCATCCTGGCCATCGAGAACGGCCACCAGGTGGCGCTCATGGCGCCCACCGAGATCCTGGCCACCCAGCACTATCTCTCGGCGCGGCGCATCCTGGAGAACGCCGGCTACCGCATCGTGCTGCTGACCGGATCGCTGGAGCCGGAGCGCAAGCGCGAGATCCGCCGCCACATCGCGCAGGGCAATGTGCACCTGGTCATCGGGACGCACGCCCTCATCCAGGAGCGGGTGGAGTTCGGCAAGCTGGGCCTGGTGATCGTGGACGAGCAGCACCGCTTCGGCGTCCTGCAGCGCATGCGGCTGATGAAGAAGAGCGCCGAGGCGGCCGAGCCCGACACCCTGGTGATGACCGCCACCCCCATCCCCCGCACCCTGGCGCTCACCCTCTACGGCGACCTGGACGTCAGCCTGCTCGACGAGATGCCGCCGGGACGCACGCCCATCGTCACGCGGAGCATCTCCGACGAGCGCGCCGACGAGGTGTGGGGCTTCGTGCGCCAGCAGGTGGCGGCCGGGCGCCAGGCCTTCGTCGTCTATCCCGTGATCGAGGAGAGCAAGGAGGAGCGCAAGCAGGACCAGCCGCTGGCCGGCGACCTGTTCGAGCAGCCCAAGGCGTCGTCGCTCAAGGCCGCCATCCAGATGTACGAGCAGTTGCGCAAGAAGGTCTTCCCCGACCTGCGCGTCGGGCTGCTGCACGGGCGCCTGGATCCCGAAGAGAAGGACTCGACCATGCGCCGCTTTCAGCGCGGCGAGGTGGACGTGCTGGTTTCGACCACGGTGATCGAGGTGGGGGTGGACGTCCCTAACGCCAGCGTGATGGTGGTGGAGCACGCCGAGCGCTTCGGGCTGGCGCAACTGCACCAGTTGCGCGGGCGCATCGGGCGAGGCGCGGCCAGGAGTTACTGCGTGCTCATGACCGGCGGCAAGGTCACGCCCGAGGCCGAGCAGCGGCTCGACACCATGGTGCGCACCACCGACGGCTTCGAGATCGCGGAGAAGGACCTCGAATTGCGCGGCCCGGGAGAATTCTTCGGCACGCGCCAGGCGGGCATGCCCAGCTTCCGCGTGGCCAACCTGCTGCGCGACCGCGAATTGCTGGAGACCGCCAAGCGCGAAGCCGCGGCGCTGGTGCGCGGGCCCAGCCCGGAGCTCCCGCAGGAGGAGGTCCGCACCGCTTTCCAGCACTTGAAGGCACACTGGCAGCGAAGGTACGGGCTGGTGGAGGTGGGGTGAGAGTTGGAGTTAGGAGTGTGTAGTCAGGAGTTAGCGGCGGGAGGACCTCTCGGCGCGCGCAAACTCCTGACTCCTCATTACTAACTACAAGACCCTCAGTCCGCCTTGCTGGCGAAGAGATTCAGGTCGCCGACGTCCACGTGCGCGTGCAGGCGGTAGGGTCCGGTGCCCTGGGTGCGCAGCTTGCCGCCCAGCCAGCCCTTGGGGTTGCCGAAGGGCGAAGCGTTGAGGTCGCCGATGTGCACGGAGGCGTCCACCAGGCCATAGGCGGCGGGGTCGCTCACGTCCAGCTTGACGTCGCCCACGTGGTTCTCGATGTCCTTGTTGCCCTCGATGCCCTTGACCTCCAGGTCGCCGGCGCTCAGCCGCACCCACAGGTTGGTGCGCTGCGGGACTTCGATAGTGACTTGCAGGTCCTTGCGCGGCCCGCTGACCCAGAGTTCGGAAGCGCCGTCGCGGGTGCGGAACTCGACCTTCACCTTCTGGAGCTCCTTTTCTTTCCTGGTGGAGTAGGTCACCACGATCCTGTCGCCGGAGCCGGCGCGGATCTGGTAGTCGCCGCCGCCCAGGTGCATGGCCAGGCTGCTGCCGGACGAGAAGCTGCTCTCCGCCTTGCCCGGCCCCGCCTGCGGCTCCGCGGCCGCGGCGACCGCCAATAGGGAACACGTTGCCAGAATCGCCAGCAAGCCCCTCATGAGACACCTCCACCTGGGGTTGAAGTACGGAGCATATCAAAAAGAAGTTCCCCGCTGGTAGGGGGGCTGGGTGAAATGGGGGTTGGTAGTTTGTACTTCAGGAGTCAGCCCGGGACGGCCTCGCCAACTCCTAACTACGAACTTCTGACTCCTTCTGTGTGATTAAATAAGCGGTCGTGAAAAGCGCGTCCAAGGCGGCAGGCAAGTCCGCACTCTACAGAAAGCTGCCCGCGGTGGACGAACTGCTGCGCGCGCCCGAGGTCGCCGCCATGGCGGCCCGCGAAGGGCACGCGGCGGTGGCGGAAGCGGCGCGGGGCGTGCTTGCCACCCTGCGCCAGGAGATCGCCGCCGGGCGCCTGGACGACGAGCGACTCGAACTCGCGCTGGGCGGGCTGGCCCCGGCCGTGGAGCGCCGGCTGCGGCAAGCGCTCGGCTTCTCGCTGCGTCCGGTGATCAACGCCACCGGCGTGGTGCTGCATACCAACCTGGGACGCGCGCCCCTGGCGGAGAACGCGCTGGAGCGCATGCGCACCATCGCCACCGCCTATTCCAACCTGGAGTTCGACCTGGAAACGGGGGAGCGCGGCCGGCGCGACGCGCATGCCGACCGGCTGTTCGCGCGCCTGCTCAACCGCGACGGCGTGCGCGGCGTCTCCACCCTGGTGGTGAACAACAACGCCGCCGCCGTGCTGCTGGCGCTGAACACGCTGGGCGAGGGCGGCGAGGTCATCGTCTCGCGCGGCGAATTGGTGGAGATCGGCGGCAGCTTCCGCATCCCCGACGTCATGGCGCGCTCGGGAGCGCTGCTGCGCGAGGTGGGCACC includes the following:
- the recG gene encoding ATP-dependent DNA helicase RecG, with product MPASTAISDLVKLRSTSLHWTPRRRRRVAAGCAERVLSPCMLELATPVQYVKGIGPRIAELLAAKGVATVEDLLYYLPFRYEDRLHPRGIEELRAGETASVIAEVRTSGLFRTRRMPIFQMTAGQGRTTLKCLWFNATYLKDKFQPGQTVALYGKVEEDTRGRGRLQMIQPQFEVLSEIESPEDAAFQSLEVGRIVPIYESAAGGKLTSRWFRRVIHGALENVASDLPDGIPRALRQRLGLAPRRQAFQLAHWPEPGESFDDLQAARTPAHRRLIFEELFFLELGLELKRQKLRAVPGIAFPVTERVREAIKRILPFHPTEAQKKVLREIADDMRRPTPMRRLLQGDVGSGKTIVAFEAAILAIENGHQVALMAPTEILATQHYLSARRILENAGYRIVLLTGSLEPERKREIRRHIAQGNVHLVIGTHALIQERVEFGKLGLVIVDEQHRFGVLQRMRLMKKSAEAAEPDTLVMTATPIPRTLALTLYGDLDVSLLDEMPPGRTPIVTRSISDERADEVWGFVRQQVAAGRQAFVVYPVIEESKEERKQDQPLAGDLFEQPKASSLKAAIQMYEQLRKKVFPDLRVGLLHGRLDPEEKDSTMRRFQRGEVDVLVSTTVIEVGVDVPNASVMVVEHAERFGLAQLHQLRGRIGRGAARSYCVLMTGGKVTPEAEQRLDTMVRTTDGFEIAEKDLELRGPGEFFGTRQAGMPSFRVANLLRDRELLETAKREAAALVRGPSPELPQEEVRTAFQHLKAHWQRRYGLVEVG